AGAAACATACCTGTTGGTGGCCATTAGGACTTTAATGTTTCCTCTAGAATCAAAACCATCAAGCTGATTGACAATTTCAAGCATGGTACGCTGAACTTCATTGTCACCACCAACCCCATCATCAAACCGAGCACCACCAATTGCATCAACTTCATCAAAGAAGACAATGCAAGCCTTCTTTGAGCGTGCCATCTATACCAAAAGAGAGCATCAATAGAACAGACTAGAGGTGGCCAACAAATAAAACACAACTAACAGGGGCAATTGGATTCTCAAGAATGCTGAATTTATTACTCTGGAAGCTTGACAACCTGAAAGAGTTCACGAACCATCCGAGCTCCTTCTCCAACGTACTTCTGCACAAGTTCACTTCCAATTACACGAATAAAGCAAGCATCTGTTCTGTTGGCTACAGCTCTAGCTAGTAGTGTTTTTCCAGTTCCTGGGGGACCATAACAGAGAACACCTTTCGGAGGATCAATACCTAATTTGACAAATTTCTCTGGATGAAGCATAGGAAGCTCTACAACCTGAAGAGAATGGGATAAAATAATGCAAATAtagttttaataaattgataATAAACATTAAGCCAAACAAAATTGTAAAttcttaaaagttttaaaaaaaaacataaaccacaaataaaatcttaaatttgATATCTGACTCCTAAAAAAGGTATGAATCAAACACAAAAAACTAATAGTATGATGGAAACGAAGCAATAAAAAGGTAGAAAAATATACACACTTCTCGCATCCTCTCAATTTGCTCCTTGCATCCACCTACATCATTGTAGGTAACATCAGGTTTCTCTTCAACAGTCATCATTGTAACACTCGGATCAATCTTAGGCGGCAAAGGAATTTGAATTTGATATTTGCTCCTATCAACCCTGCATTTAGAAATAGAAGAAACATAACATAAATGTGGCATGTACTCTGCCAGCTTTTCATCATAATACAAAAATCAACTACTATAGagctttaaaaatatatatatcaaaaatagTCTTCTCACCCTACGCGCATCCCTTCTTCGATATCAGTGGGAGACACTTTATCTCCCAGTCCAACCACAAACTACATAAGAGAAAGATATTTCATTATGCAATCTGAAACTGTCAATCATAGTCTGAATACTGTAAACACGTCAGAAAGAAATATACCTTAGCTATTTGCTTAACATTAATCATATATTTAGCATCTTCTGTGTTTGGGCTGATAATCTTTGTACACCTTGCAACCTTCAAAAGAAGTAAAGCGTCACTATAAACTAGCCAGAGAAAATTAATACAACATAGAATCCATAAGAATATGATTACTTGAAGAGGTTGCTCCTCTTGCATCATTTGCTTGTCAGAGACTAAATCCCATTGACTTGGTGCAGCTAGACCAGTATCAGATTCCTTGATTCCTATCgtggaaaaaaaataatcaatagaCACTCAGGCAAGCACAATAGTGACTAACATGATGTTATTCCATATGATAATTTACAATTTAGTTTGACTTGATTAAAAGCAAAATAATAGGTACTAGAATATACAGTAAAATTGCAGATAAAACAGAAATTGAGTGAGAAGAAAGTTAACAGCAAAAGTGATCACTTTTGTAGTGAAATGATATTTGACCATTAAGAAGAGCTCTGTCTCATTGTTTGACTGAAAATCTCAAGCTTAAAGCATGCTTAGCTAATAAAAGCTGAAGAGATATCAAAACCAGCAATCCACCATTCTAAATTTTAGTTAGGATATATGTATCTGAATTCACTGGTTTTTGTTGATGATTGACTAGTTTACAAAAACAGATCAGGTTATCTTGTGGCTATAAAATAAATCAACAGCATGCTTACCTAAAATGCTTTGCTCTATATTTGGTATTCACATGTCGATTCTCTTTAGCCTGGCCTTGATATGCACCACATGACTGTTCAGCTTCATTTTGGCATGACCTTTATGATATAACACTCTTCATCCAGCTTCACTTAAAAAACTCAACACTGAGATACACTAGACTTTCTAAACTATCGCCTAAAAGATTCACTTTCAAactaactattttaaaatttccataAAGTTCTCCTTCTAACTGAAAACCACGTACTTACTATTACTAACAAGAGATTTCAAGAAAAAAGAGCCCACTACCAATACTACATGCTACTGACAAATGTAGCATTCTTCTAATCTATAATTAAATAGAAAAATTTCCATTCACACATACCGCATAAATCGTTAACCTTCTTGGCTAATTCTTTGATTTCCTTCTCCACTTTTTTTATGTTTGTAGAGTAAGGTCCCAGACCCTGTCATCAAACATTATCAAATAGAATAAGAAGTGGATTATGACTTTTAAGCCGGTAACTAATCCAAACTAAGGATCCAAACAAGCCAAAACAATCAGCATAACGGATCCAGCAGCTATACATAGAGGACAACCTAATGCAAAGGAAACATTAAAACTAAGCAAGCAAAAAGCCTGATGCAGATAATACTCCATCCTTAAACAAAAAGGAAAGACAAATCTATACTTGCAAGCTTAAAAATGCAGATACCAGAATATGTTATCTATAGATGCAGATGTCGTGACAAAAGAGTAATATTAAAACGCAAATAGCAATTGAACAATACTAGACGCTAAAATAACAAATTTATTTGATCAGGAAACAACacgagccaaaaaaaaaaaaaaaatcttttcaataaAAATAAGTCACACCAAAAACGAAAATTTTCGATCTTGCGCTCCAAAAAAGAAACAATGAAATAAAAGAAGGTGATCCACGATTATACAAAAGATAAACCGAAGAGGAGATCTTAAATCACACCACCGCAAAATGTTCGAGAACTCCTTTACGCAATAAACTCAACTTCGGACTCAATTAGGTGTAAGAAGAGACGAAAGAAGGCGCAAGCGAAAATCAGTTGAGAGGTCAATTATATGTACAAGAAGAGGGTTTCTCACATAGGTCTTGAGGAGGGCAATGTCGTCTTCGTCGAGGGGACGAGGGTTCTTCTCGTTGATCTCGTCCTCGGGCTCGGGAGCCATGTTGATCTCTCTCTACCCTGCTCGTCGACGAATTAGCTCCGCCGCTTTGGGTTGGAATCGGACGGCGGCAGCGTTTGAACTAGATCCTAGAGGGTGGCTATATCGAGTCGAGGGGAATAAGGCAGATTCGGTTCAGGATGCACAAGACGGTTGGATGGTAAATGGACGGTTCCGGCCTGCGCTTTACTTTGCTTGCGAAACAAGTCGCAGCAAGAGGTACACCGCCGTTATTATTCATCCATTTAATTTTGTCTGTTTTTTCGTCAATTGATGTACATATAATTATTGGACGAAAAACAACTTGTTTTTCAAGATAcctataaataaaaaattcagaTTCGGTTCGTAATTCATGGTCCCTCCCCGCAATTGATATATAGAATCGTGATTAAAATTcggttaaaattaattataatttttcttgAATTCATCTGTAATGTTCAGTCACGCCGAATTTCAACCCCAAAATTTCACGTGATAATACTCTATATCTTAATCATCGTACCACCCCGAGGAGACAATCAGACAACCAGACCCCCCAATAGATGAAAAGGTGAACTCAAAGAAGattgtaattaattttaacaaGAAGCTGACTAAGATCCAACATGTAAATTTCGAAAGAATCaggaattagaaaaaaaaaaaaaatctgaactcCTATAAATAACTCGTATCAAGGAAATTTAGTAAATTCATTTAATATCTTTATTTGAACCTTTAACTCAAGTTTATATCATAATCACGCGTCTAATCCCCATTCTATTAATACCGAAAATGACCGACCAAACGCATAAAAATTTCctgtcaatcattgaaataaatcaAAAAGTGCAAATAAATCGACAACCGCTTCATTACCTTAAAAGTCCATACCACCGCTCTATaggagaatttgatttttcaagcaaaaaaaaaatggcAAATTGACCACATTCTAAAACACTTAAATATTCCAACCACATTAAAACAACAAATCAGCACAGATTTAAATTAACAGCAGAAAATAACAAACAATTGCAATCCTTCCCGGGCAAACTCCAATTGTGTTTACGAGACATGCATCAAGATCTGCATGTTGGAAACCTGCGATATCTCAAGAAGACTGCTTGCCACTCGTCATTTTTTGTTCTTGGAGCTAAATAGCATTAAGCATAGTGGCAATACAAGCACAGGCACTAGCCTTAAGATGATTATTTGTTTCTCCTAGATGGTTTGATGATTTCTGGTAACCGAAGAGGAGCAGTCAGATTCCAAATCGTGGGTTTATTGAAGACATGCTTGCCTTTGCATCCCAATTGGACAAAATATGGTTTCAGAGACATTGTAGTCATCTTCAAGTCTTTTGCGATATCAGTGGGATCAGTTTGAAAAGAATCCACGAAAAGTGTGAGCACTAAGATGTACCCAATCATGAGTTCTTTCTTCTCCGCCGTCAACTTGATTGAGTTTGGATCTAAAAATGTCCTAGCGAAGTTCTGATATGATGCCCGTGGAATCTTTAAATACTCAAAATGTTCATGCTTTTGCCGATCCCAAAAATGGCAAAGATGAGAGATGTATGAAAGTATGCAAGCTAGTTCTCCCTTTTCTTTCTGATCCtgtgaaaaaggaaaaaataattgGTTAATTTTTACTGAAGGACAACAAATTACTTATATAAATATTGAATTAGTGTGATTGCAAGGCACAAAAGATAAAGACCATAATCGATATTGCTATATCTAAGTTATAAGATTCAAATTCTTTGGTTCTCAAGTaccaaaaataaaagaatttggaAAATTATATTATGAAGAAAAATGATATACAAAGGGAAAAAATCTCGATATACAAAGGGAAAAAATCTCAAGAAAAATCTcaaagatagacacataaagtgatgGGACCTACAAAAGTAAAAATGATGGGCCATgaatttatatatatacatatcctTAAGCTTTTCCTTGAGATTTTTTCCCTCTGTAAATCATTACTCATTATGAAATCCCAACTTTGATAGACTCATCCATGGTTTACAGAAGAACAAAAGGTGCTCCCCCAAGTATCCAACTGATAGGTTACTTTGAGTTTTTCTTGATTAACTTTGGTATAAGACTCCAACTAGTAGACTTTTCTCAGATTATAGTGTCATCGAGGAAAGAAGAATGTGATTTTTTTTGCTAGTGTCTATTGAAACTAGCCCATAAGTGTAGGACTGCCTACATAATTATACTGACTGGGTTTTAAGAAAAAAGAGAAGTATGCCTTGTGATCACATCATAAGAATGCCAGTCGTTGCCATACAAGATATAGGCTAGCATGAGATTCCAATAGGAAAAGAAAGAGCATTAGTTCCAAAGTTGTAACCAGAAGTTCTACATCCAATTATCAACAATCACATTCGATCAGCATGAGCCAATGTGACTGCTTTTCATTTACAACTTTGCAAGAATTGGTTAGAAGGCACTAGCATTCAGGCAATGCGTGTCATTATGTGAATCTAAATTTATGCCATAATGCAACAAAATAAGAGCAAGAGATAAAAAAAACACTAAGCTATTATGacagaagaaaaattataaaagcACAAGCATAAAGTAATAAAGTCAATGTGCTAGATTAATGTACCTTAATTTCCCTTAGCTTATGCCTACGGTTGTAGACAAAAGTTGGATAACTTTTAGGAGAAATGTCAGTTCCAGACTCTAACGCCTCCAAAATGTCAAAGAGGTCATCTCTTTCAATTATGGGAATAATCTCATCCAGATGATAAGCTTTATCTGGTGTATCTGCAGAAAGATCATGAGGTGGAATGTTACGAGGAATGGATTCCACAGCATCCTCAAGAACATCATTCCCTTCATCAGTTTCATGATTAATATTGTTGATGTGTTCATCAGTTGAAGCATCATTCCGTTGGCTAAAAAAAGATTTCCATCTTTTATCCTGCAAATGGTCGCCATATAAATCACATGTCAACTAGACAGCATACATTGCACACAAGTGATCCATTATGCAGAAAGGAATATGGGACAGTGGTAGACAGCTGCATATGATTTCTACAGAGTCACGAGATGATTATCAAAGAAACCTCTAGCGGACGACTTTGGACTTCAGATAACTAGAACTGAGACACTAGAGAACTATTTAGGGTTCCTATTCAATAGTGTAGGCATTAAGTaccaagtcaaaaaaaaaaacataccgAGTCCCTGTCCTTCTTTGTCCCGTACATTAATGTAAGTTCTCTAACTTTCCTTTCTACTTTGTTTGTACCAACACTCTCTTCTGCTAAACCTTCTGAAACTTCTGTCTCAACTAAAGAATTTCCCTTCAGTCGTGGTTCCAATCTTAAGATCTGCATTCATCAAGGTAAGGCTCAACAACTCGATAAGAAGAATAATGTATAACACAAACATCTTGCTAAAAATCAAAGGGAATAATTAATATCAGTCTATTTCAACTACCCACGAAAAGAAAAAACTTGAGTTAGTTGCTTATCGGTGAAAGAAACCCCCTAAATAGTAGAGCGCAGATGGAAAAACAAAAGCTAGAAGCATAAAAGAGCGATCTTTTTCCGGATGTCACCTTGTTGGAAGCGATAGGCACAATCTTAAGAGTCTGCGATTCCTTGTCGAGCACACCTACTGCATAATTACATATCTGAGGAACCGCAGCCTCTCCAGCGTAGCTCCTACCGACAAAATCAACGCTAGAATCGCTAGGGCTAACAACGAGCTCAAGGCGGTTGGGCCTCCTCTTGTTCCTGAAGACCTTGATCTTGGGATCGCCATTGGCGTGGCCATGGGGGTCGAAGCCAGACGGGAAGTAGCCGACGATGGGAGCGACGTGGTCGGCGGTCTCTGAAACACCCTCCATCGCAACATTCACTCGCTtccacttcctcttcttgcttCCACTTCCGGCAACGGAGGTGGCTCCCGCCATGGCCTGTCGATCGCGTCgagacttggtttctttcttcCAGCGTTTGCTCCCTAGGGTTTTACGATTACGGAGTTCTTTCGTGGAATTTATCATGATCGGCCTTTCACGTCGGCCCATGAAAGTGGCCTATTTATAAATTAAACCCAGTAAGATGAAATACTCGATTTATttaagatatttaaataattaaatcttcATATAAAATTTATAACGAATCATAATTTACTTACATTTGTATGATCTTCTAAATTTCGATATTTAAAAAGAAGtcataatttatcaaaatacaatcatatatatttttttatatctttacaaatatatatattatctataataatttTACGGCAATTTACATAACCTATGAGCAAATTTCATTATTACACATTTCACGCACACAAATTTCAAAATATCCAAATTAGAAATTACATAGTGTGTTTCTAAAattcctcttctttttctctctctAATTTCATCAGCcaatttaaatcaaaatcaatatttaaattaaaagtaGTGAATTAAATTGAAAGTGCAACTTTAAAGTTAACTCATGGTCAAAACGGAGAAACTTATAGTGACAACACCTCATACGCTAGTCACTAGATCCATCCAAAATGACAAATTAAGAAAGTTACAAGAACTTATTAATGGTGTTGATTAATGAGTATCATTATTTCAAatctttataattttaaaaattaactattCTCAATTATATTATCGAATTTAAATCTGAAAGCATAAGTACATTAATAATTTacctataattttataaataaaacataaaaatcaAAATGACTCATCTATAAtactttaattattttattaccaCTCAATTTAATGGAATGAAGAAAATCAATATACTAAAACTTCAAGTTCATTCTTCATAGTGCAAATATAATTTGTTTGCTAACAATTCAAATGAATGACCACAACTTCTGGAAAAACCAATCACCTCAACTCAATCATcctaattacaacacaaatctatatatttttcataatctaAAATCGAGCCAACATGTTGTGGATTGCTTGTTATCATCGGTATCACACCGTATGACTTCCTTGAATGACATTGATATCTAATTTCTTCAATCTAATAACAGATTCAACATGCCCTCTTAGTGTGTGCATCTCTTCCAACCTGCAAGTAATATTAAACATTGTCAAGTAACTAAACCCCAAATTTAAATGAATGACTAGTTTATTTACCCTAATAAGATCAACAAATTATGGTTGTGCCTCATGAAGACTACTTTAAGTGAATTTGGTTGCATATATTGGAGATCACCAACAATTTTAAGCTGTTCTAGTCTCCAACTTTCATAAACCATCTATTAGTTTTTGTTTGTAGCCTAGCAAGGGATGAACCGAAAAGCCGTAAGGCGGGAATTTACTTTGAACAAAGTTTAGCTAGAGCTTGGAGGGCATCTTAGCTTAAGTGAAGGGTTCAACCTCTTTGAGAGCAAATTTGTTACCTTGCTATTTCGGCACGCCTCTTTGCCTGTTCAGCGATCAAAGACGGCCGTCGTCCAAGTTTTACGATGTCAGAAGGTAGAAGCCCTTGCAAAGATTGCTGGGAGATCACCCATTGAGCCTCTCTATCTTCCTTCCCAAAGCTCTTTCTACTAGTAAAAGCAGTCTGCAATAGGCAATGACAGAATTTACCAACTCTTGACTCTGCAAGGGGGAGTAGAACCAATGAATTGAAGTTGTTACCTTTCTATCAAATAGCAGATTCCATGCTTCTCCGCTAAGAGCATATCGAACGGCGAACTTGATTATATCGAGAGGAATGTAGAAAACCAAACTGTAAATCCATATCACACCAGCCCAGCCCCAGCCTATGCCTCTTATGTATGCAAAACTTATATGAGCATAAACTGCAATCAAGGTGGCAACCTGCACCACAGATTGTAAAACCAGTTATACTCTACAAGCTGATTACCGAAAGATCGAGTAGAGGTAAATTATCTAAACTAGTTAGGTACAAGTGACTGAATTCTAGGGAACTCACCAATTGAGCTACAACAAATGCACACATCAGAAGTGTGCCCGGTCGCTCCAAAAACGACCAACCTTGACTGCGTGTGACGAATATAAGAGCTTGACTAATGATGCTAACTTGTAGATATATAGCAGAAGACACTTCTTCGGTGTTCCCGCTTAGAGTTCTAACTTTGAAATGAGTCTGTTATTTATGGAATAAAAGAACCATCAGAAAGGGTAGGTGTTTGAACAATGGCAATAAGAAACAACTGTATTACCTCGAAGAAACTAGTCTCTATGATAGTCCAATAGAAAAGAACAGTAACTAATGCTAGGTATGTGCCTATGACAATGCCTGTAGTAAATATCTCTTGGAGCTTCCAACTATCCGGGTGCTTTGATGGCTTCACGCGATCCTTCGATATAGTCATAATGGTCCCTGAAAAGGAAAAAAGGATGCCATTTGGGAAAAAGAGTTGCGTGGATGATGGCGAACTCGAGAAATAGTTAACTTTTACCATCATTCAGAATGGCTATGATCAAAACCATGAAAGGGGGGAAGTCATATTCCCATATCAAAGCAAGTAGCATGAATCCAAGCTGTGAAAGACAGAGTATATAGGATTAGGAATTGGCCACAGGCATAAATGTTATAGTGAAGAACACAAAATTTTCAGTTTGCTTACCACTATACGGATTGTTATCGATACAGCATAAATCTGCATTGTTTGCAAAGAATGACTATGAGAGCATAaacagaagaaaaggaaaaaaaaaaaaaagagcactGCAAAGAAAATGATTGGATGATCACTTAGTCAAGCTTCTTAACTGTATAGTTCTTCATTCTCTGGAAGATGGCTCTGCTGGTCAAGACAGCACTTATAATGACACTCAATCCAGGTTCTGTGAGGACAATATCGGCAGCGTTCCTTGCAGCATCTGTAGAATCAGATACTGCTATTCCTATGTCTGCTTTCTTCAACGCAGGCGCATCATTTACGCCATCGCCTGTCATTCCACACACATGCTTCTTTTGTTGGAGAATCCTCACAATCTCATACTTATGTTCTGAAATAAGAAAATGAATATGCATCAGAACTTTCTTACAGAACCCCCAATTCTGAATGAAGTAGCAGTAGCTTAGGTTTCAAGTGCATTAACTTCAATATTTATAGAAGTAGCAGTAGATTGCAGTTTAAACCAAGCATACCGGGAAAAACACCGGCAAATCCATCTGCTTTTTCAATGAGCTCATCAACAGGAAGAGCATCGTTTTCATCCTTATCACGACCAAACAATGACGAAGAAGGGTACATGTTGGTTCCCATTCCTAGTCGTCGCCCGGTTTCTTTAGCAATGGCTAGTTGATCACCTGTAGGAAGATATATCTTCTTTTAAGCACTTAAAGAAAATCAGCATCAAATCAGTGCACATTAGACATTGTGAGGCATCATTCGAGAAACAAATCAAGAATTTAAATAGAGAAGCTTTAGCAGCATCAAATCCCAAACATACCAGTAATCATCTTCAAGCAAACACCGAGATTTAGCGCCCTCCGAATGGTCTCGGCACTGTCATGCCTAGGTGGATCAAACAATGGCAATAAGCCACAGAAGACCCATGGACCCCCTGTGCTCTCTTTTGTCTTCTCAGGAACAGCCTGAAAAGTATTACTCAACAAATAAAATTAAGCAAGATCATTTTTTTCTTGTTCTAGTTAGCCAAGAAACTTGTAAGAATTGTGTCAATTTACCTGAAAAGCTACCCCGAGTGAGCGAAGACCCCTTTCAGCAAATTTATCAATGATTGCATGAACTTTTCCAGCTACTTTCTCTTTATTGAGGCATAGATTTAGGATCTGAAGGACAAAATAACTTCAGATTCAAGAAGAAATCAGTAGACAAGGAGCACCAAACTGTTACACA
This genomic stretch from Zingiber officinale cultivar Zhangliang chromosome 7A, Zo_v1.1, whole genome shotgun sequence harbors:
- the LOC122002275 gene encoding 26S proteasome regulatory subunit 7A-like — protein: MAPEPEDEINEKNPRPLDEDDIALLKTYGLGPYSTNIKKVEKEIKELAKKVNDLCGIKESDTGLAAPSQWDLVSDKQMMQEEQPLQVARCTKIISPNTEDAKYMINVKQIAKFVVGLGDKVSPTDIEEGMRVGVDRSKYQIQIPLPPKIDPSVTMMTVEEKPDVTYNDVGGCKEQIERMREVVELPMLHPEKFVKLGIDPPKGVLCYGPPGTGKTLLARAVANRTDACFIRVIGSELVQKYVGEGARMVRELFQMARSKKACIVFFDEVDAIGGARFDDGVGGDNEVQRTMLEIVNQLDGFDSRGNIKVLMATNRPDTLDPALLRPGRLDRKVEFGLPDLEGRTQIFKIHTRTMNCERDIRFELLARLCPNSTGADIRSVCTEAGMYAIRARRKNVTEKDFLDAVNKVIKGYQKFSATPKYMVYN
- the LOC122002277 gene encoding ATPase 10, plasma membrane-type-like encodes the protein MDELDKPLLGPEDFGRDSIDLEHMPLEGVFEQLRTSGTGLSSTDAEARLLLFGLNKLEEKPENKFLKFLSFMWNPLSWVMEAAAVMAIAMANGGGQGPDWQDFVGIICLLILNSTISFIEENNAGDAAAALMARLAPKCKVLRDAQWQEKDAAILVPGDIISIKLGDIIPADARLLEGDPLKVDQSALTGESLPVTKIRGDLVFSGSICKQGEIEAVVIATGIHSFFGKAALLVDSTEVVGHFQKVLTSIGNFCICSIAVGIILEIIVMFPVQHRSYRKGINNLLVLLIGGIPIAMPTVLSVTLAIGSHRLSQQGAITKRMTAIEELAGMDVLCSDKTGTLTLNRLTVDRNLVEVFSDDMDKDMVILLAARASRLENQDAIDTAIVNMLADPKEARANITEVHFFPFNPVDKRTAITYIDVDGNWYRASKGAPEQILNLCLNKEKVAGKVHAIIDKFAERGLRSLGVAFQAVPEKTKESTGGPWVFCGLLPLFDPPRHDSAETIRRALNLGVCLKMITGDQLAIAKETGRRLGMGTNMYPSSSLFGRDKDENDALPVDELIEKADGFAGVFPEHKYEIVRILQQKKHVCGMTGDGVNDAPALKKADIGIAVSDSTDAARNAADIVLTEPGLSVIISAVLTSRAIFQRMKNYTIYAVSITIRIVLGFMLLALIWEYDFPPFMVLIIAILNDGTIMTISKDRVKPSKHPDSWKLQEIFTTGIVIGTYLALVTVLFYWTIIETSFFETHFKVRTLSGNTEEVSSAIYLQVSIISQALIFVTRSQGWSFLERPGTLLMCAFVVAQLVATLIAVYAHISFAYIRGIGWGWAGVIWIYSLVFYIPLDIIKFAVRYALSGEAWNLLFDRKTAFTSRKSFGKEDREAQWVISQQSLQGLLPSDIVKLGRRPSLIAEQAKRRAEIARLEEMHTLRGHVESVIRLKKLDINVIQGSHTV
- the LOC122002276 gene encoding DNA-directed RNA polymerase I subunit rpa49-like, with product MAGATSVAGSGSKKRKWKRVNVAMEGVSETADHVAPIVGYFPSGFDPHGHANGDPKIKVFRNKRRPNRLELVVSPSDSSVDFVGRSYAGEAAVPQICNYAVGVLDKESQTLKIVPIASNKILRLEPRLKGNSLVETEVSEGLAEESVGTNKVERKVRELTLMYGTKKDRDSDKRWKSFFSQRNDASTDEHINNINHETDEGNDVLEDAVESIPRNIPPHDLSADTPDKAYHLDEIIPIIERDDLFDILEALESGTDISPKSYPTFVYNRRHKLREIKDQKEKGELACILSYISHLCHFWDRQKHEHFEYLKIPRASYQNFARTFLDPNSIKLTAEKKELMIGYILVLTLFVDSFQTDPTDIAKDLKMTTMSLKPYFVQLGCKGKHVFNKPTIWNLTAPLRLPEIIKPSRRNK